One genomic region from Rattus norvegicus strain BN/NHsdMcwi chromosome 10, GRCr8, whole genome shotgun sequence encodes:
- the Cyb561 gene encoding cytochrome b-561 isoform X1, with amino-acid sequence MGLHGGRVNSWGLRMEQSAASVPAALPYYVAFSQLLGLTVVAVTGAWLGLYRGGIAWESSLQFNVHPLCMVMGMIFLQGDALLVYRVFRKEAKRTTKILHGLLHIFAFIIALVGLVAVFDYHKKKGYADLYSLHSWCGISVFVLYFMQWLVGFSFFLFPGASFSLRSRYRPQHTFFGATIFLLSVGTALLGLKEALLFKLGSKYSTFEPEGVLANVLGLLLICFGVVVLYILAQADWKRPTQAEEQALSMDFKTLTEGDSPSPQ; translated from the exons ATGGGTCTTCATGGTGGGAGAGTGAACAG CTGGGGTCTCAGAATGGAGCAGAGTGCTGCGTCTGTTCCTGCTGCATTGCCGTATTATGTGGCCTTCTCCCAGCTGCTGGGCCTCACCGTGGTGGCTGTGACTGGTGCGTGGCTGGGTCTATACCGAGGTGGCATTGCCTGGGAAAGCTCCCTGCAGTTTAACGTGCACCCGCTCTGCATGGTCATGGGCATGATCTTCCTGCAAGGCGACG CTCTGCTCGTGTACAGAGTCTTCAGAAAGGAAGCCAAACGCACAACCAAGATCTTGCACGGGTTGCTTCATATCTTCGCCTTCATCATCGCCCTGGTGG GCTTGGTGGCTGTGTTCGACTATCACAAGAAGAAGGGCTATGCTGACCTGTACAGTTTGCACAGCTGGTGTGGGATCTCAGTCTTTGTCCTCTACTTCATGCAG TGGCTCGTGGGTTTCagcttcttcctgtttcctggaGCTTCGTTCTCTCTGCGGAGCCGCTACCGCCCTCAGCACACTTTCTTTGGTGCCaccatcttcctcctctctgtggGCACAGCCCTACTGGGCCTGAAGGAGGCCCTGCTGTTTAAACTTGG GAGCAAGTACAGCACGTTTGAACCTGAGGGGGTCCTGGCCAATGTGCTGGGCTTGCTGCTGATCTGTTTTGGGGTGGTTGTGCTGTACATCTTGGCTCAAGCTGACTGGAAGCGGCCAACCCAGGCTGAAGAACAAGCTCTCTCCATGGACTTCAAGACACTGACAGAGGGAGACAGCCCCAGTCCCCAGTGA
- the Cyb561 gene encoding cytochrome b-561 isoform X2 — MEQSAASVPAALPYYVAFSQLLGLTVVAVTGAWLGLYRGGIAWESSLQFNVHPLCMVMGMIFLQGDALLVYRVFRKEAKRTTKILHGLLHIFAFIIALVGLVAVFDYHKKKGYADLYSLHSWCGISVFVLYFMQWLVGFSFFLFPGASFSLRSRYRPQHTFFGATIFLLSVGTALLGLKEALLFKLGSKYSTFEPEGVLANVLGLLLICFGVVVLYILAQADWKRPTQAEEQALSMDFKTLTEGDSPSPQ, encoded by the exons ATGGAGCAGAGTGCTGCGTCTGTTCCTGCTGCATTGCCGTATTATGTGGCCTTCTCCCAGCTGCTGGGCCTCACCGTGGTGGCTGTGACTGGTGCGTGGCTGGGTCTATACCGAGGTGGCATTGCCTGGGAAAGCTCCCTGCAGTTTAACGTGCACCCGCTCTGCATGGTCATGGGCATGATCTTCCTGCAAGGCGACG CTCTGCTCGTGTACAGAGTCTTCAGAAAGGAAGCCAAACGCACAACCAAGATCTTGCACGGGTTGCTTCATATCTTCGCCTTCATCATCGCCCTGGTGG GCTTGGTGGCTGTGTTCGACTATCACAAGAAGAAGGGCTATGCTGACCTGTACAGTTTGCACAGCTGGTGTGGGATCTCAGTCTTTGTCCTCTACTTCATGCAG TGGCTCGTGGGTTTCagcttcttcctgtttcctggaGCTTCGTTCTCTCTGCGGAGCCGCTACCGCCCTCAGCACACTTTCTTTGGTGCCaccatcttcctcctctctgtggGCACAGCCCTACTGGGCCTGAAGGAGGCCCTGCTGTTTAAACTTGG GAGCAAGTACAGCACGTTTGAACCTGAGGGGGTCCTGGCCAATGTGCTGGGCTTGCTGCTGATCTGTTTTGGGGTGGTTGTGCTGTACATCTTGGCTCAAGCTGACTGGAAGCGGCCAACCCAGGCTGAAGAACAAGCTCTCTCCATGGACTTCAAGACACTGACAGAGGGAGACAGCCCCAGTCCCCAGTGA